In the Maridesulfovibrio ferrireducens genome, one interval contains:
- a CDS encoding 4'-phosphopantetheinyl transferase family protein, producing the protein MPPSSIKHCKDSFLDILFPDSVVTAESLPHISRSSLHEDEWEIVADSVPERQAEFCGGRVCAHQALKQLGMADSAILQNKDRSPRWPDNVTGSISHTQGYCAAAVAKKDDIEGVGLDVELDSPLDWKLSELICSPQELIWLSSYPLSERSKLAKIFFSTKEAAFKCQFPITQEFIDYAQAEITLDFNELSFNVIVTHKSPEVSLVCSKIHGRYEVKNGFILSGATILKD; encoded by the coding sequence ATGCCGCCCTCGTCTATAAAGCATTGTAAGGATTCTTTTCTTGATATCCTATTTCCCGATTCTGTGGTTACAGCAGAATCCTTGCCTCATATATCTAGAAGCAGTTTGCATGAAGATGAATGGGAAATAGTAGCAGACTCGGTGCCTGAAAGGCAGGCGGAGTTTTGCGGGGGGCGGGTTTGTGCGCATCAGGCTTTGAAACAATTAGGCATGGCTGATAGTGCAATTTTACAAAATAAAGATCGTTCACCACGGTGGCCGGACAACGTGACAGGTTCAATCTCGCACACTCAAGGATATTGCGCGGCTGCGGTGGCAAAAAAGGATGATATTGAAGGTGTCGGCCTTGATGTAGAGCTTGATTCTCCACTTGATTGGAAACTGTCTGAGCTTATATGTTCTCCGCAAGAGCTTATCTGGCTTTCCAGCTATCCTCTCAGTGAACGCAGCAAATTAGCGAAGATATTTTTTAGTACAAAGGAGGCTGCGTTTAAATGTCAGTTTCCGATTACTCAGGAATTTATCGATTATGCTCAAGCTGAAATTACTCTAGATTTTAATGAGTTGTCTTTTAATGTTATCGTCACTCATAAGTCACCTGAAGTTTCTCTGGTTTGCTCCAAAATACATGGCCGCTATGAAGTGAAGAACGGATTTATATTATCCGGAGCAACTATTCTAAAAGATTGA
- a CDS encoding type II toxin-antitoxin system RelE/ParE family toxin has translation MSEDEAEQLLEILKDKHALLYIIALVSLYGGLRAGEIINREWKDLNFAESMILIRDSKNGLSRHAFMTKQVKKELRELKIQLSVIDTAQEVEDVDLPGFRLHKLKGSRADLWSITVNGNWRLTFEFRDGNSYILNYEDYH, from the coding sequence TTGTCAGAAGATGAAGCTGAACAGCTACTTGAAATACTAAAAGACAAACATGCTCTACTATACATTATCGCGCTTGTTTCTCTATATGGCGGCCTGCGGGCAGGAGAGATTATCAACCGAGAGTGGAAGGATCTGAACTTTGCTGAAAGCATGATCCTGATCCGAGACTCAAAAAATGGTCTTTCACGTCATGCATTTATGACAAAGCAGGTAAAAAAAGAACTTCGAGAACTCAAAATCCAGCTTTCGGTCATTGATACGGCTCAGGAAGTGGAGGACGTGGACCTTCCCGGATTCCGGCTGCACAAGCTCAAAGGAAGCCGTGCGGACCTATGGTCCATAACCGTCAATGGTAATTGGCGGCTGACCTTTGAATTCCGAGACGGAAACAGTTACATCTTAAACTACGAGGATTATCATTAA
- a CDS encoding HigA family addiction module antitoxin, which translates to MSLLAPCIWKSTLSVAASLQRSSVSHPLLARVLNGKSAVSPEMSLRLSKVLGRTPESWLTMQANYDLGKIRSKVDLSGVTPVGTDCPVV; encoded by the coding sequence GTGAGCTTATTAGCTCCGTGTATATGGAAGAGTACGCTCTCAGTTGCCGCAAGCTTGCAAAGAAGCTCGGTGTCGCACCCTCTCCTCGCACGCGTCCTGAACGGCAAGAGTGCGGTATCGCCTGAAATGTCCCTGCGCCTTTCAAAGGTTCTCGGCCGTACTCCTGAAAGCTGGCTGACTATGCAGGCCAATTATGACCTTGGCAAGATTCGCAGCAAGGTTGATTTGTCCGGAGTTACTCCTGTTGGGACGGATTGTCCGGTAGTGTAG
- a CDS encoding non-ribosomal peptide synthetase — protein sequence MKNEKSEHKLYDLSHPQKRIWYSEKTYPGVGAANLVFLVKFDFKADNTILESAINAVINAHQGIRMRITELTEQETVKPCQYIEPHSDKLFDVYDFHVPGGTAKLKNWSVDQTSQPFEFLDSDLFYFALLRHDDGKSGYYMKLHHIVSDGGTVLLFLRDIKNTYFRFLEGKAADFSMTNSYIDFLNYEQKYLNSARYNEDKLYWEEEMLPLPEEINLSGSRSTDGSMAADKKILAFDNGLRDGMRKWAKENKTSVFKLVYTAVSIYTSRITGIDDFVLPTFNHNRSIKKQYEMAGMFISTIPVRIRMKGDDIFGSLVKTVGDQMNYLIKERQKYPFDELAVNLRDKSGIDPSFFMNVSVIGHQDVLFEDMGFEHIQPPYEAGGLSIHVNPQNKDLLGILELEFDYKNALYSEASIETIFKGICNIISAGIKHPEQKIKDLPIIDKAQINQVIHEFNATEEAYNLETTLVHMFDKQVESYGDSPALVLGDEKLTYNELASKADSLAFKLHEAGVGPETIVGLIAGRRVESIIAMLAILKAGGVYLPIDPKYPEDRILYILKDSGAKLLLAHCDEVPSSYTDNYFDLSDSSLFTAKAEKLPIRTDSKNAAYIIYTSGSTGRPKGVVIEHRSVVNLVNWHSRAYGITAGVKTAEYASFSFDASVSQIFSPLLNGAELHLISEDIRLNPVKINEYLEENQIIYIDLPTPMCEQFLEMCDNNSLKVMTTGGEKLKKYSLPKFRLVDEYGPTENTVISTHIHLDKKWIKSPIGKPVPNTRAYILDRYKNPQPLGVAGELYLAGAGLARGYLNRPELTLEKFVADPFFPGQKMYRTGDLAKWLPDGNIDFLGRIDFQVKIRGYRIELEEIEARIVKLPHVTNAVVDVREDNTGSPFLCAWVETSQENGVSDIQASLKADMPDYMVPAFITAIDTLPMNSSGKVDRRALPEPDLESQRQTEYEPPKTETEKKLALIWEKILGLKKISANDSFLSLGGHSLKALTMQYRIQKVFKINLPISEIFKLQTLRRTAAFIEQLKDSKEDEIKSVPVRSFYPVTSAQKRLYLIHQMGNVDTAYNIPLVMRIQGPLDHVKLGAAIDELVLRHEILRTGFKLENGIPVLKVHQEVTPKRVFAETSPNHVQAQIKDFVKPFDLENAPLFRTALFRESANSHVFVFDVHHIIMDGLSVSILMKELWDIYGGNELPALEFSYKDFSVWQQETNVGGRLPKQQAYWLDVFKGFSQTMEFEADHVRKASMDYSGGRLLFDVPETVKNRLAKVAEKSGVTLFTTMLAAYGIFLMRHTSCTDLVVGIPSSGRTIPEVENMLGMFVGTMPLRLFPDKNTPIKNYLSSVNQTVMGALDNQDYPLEDLVEQLGVKREPGRTPLLDVLFTLREMPSTMKAGELSISPVDYDPGVSKFDQTFEAIIHEEGIQLKIEYKKALFDEETVLGWGDQYIQLLEQICEHPDKTVGEYDIILPRERKFLLEKFNDTSVPCPNQTVTDCFCQQAKRTPDAVAIKQEDRTISFSELDSLTNRLANRLRAEGVSSGQVVGVVGSASIEFIVGILGILKAGGAYVPVDIGYPAERINFMMKEADVRLVLTTSGNDQAQKLAPSLTCLKLEDEQTYSDNDLMPDSGSNPSDPIYIIYTSGSTGKPKGVMVTHKGVLNYLLWVKSCLLQDQVFDVPLYSSLSFDLVVTSVFLPLLTGSRMVIYPGEDKSGLVEKIIRENEVDVLKMTPSHLALLEMVDCQSTRVKKLIVGGENLSTDLCRRVLAKFPQGLSIVNEYGPTEASVACSWHAFNPATDRGGAVPIGIPADNARLYILDEDLRLVPRGAVGELYIAGDGLADCYVNRQDLTDLAFLPDPFISGERMYKTGDLVRMSVQGRIVYLGRKDHQVKIRGYRIETSEIENVLGRYPSVKDTYVLAVAGDNLEDSFLCGYYTGPQEIAPAELKDFLLQELPGYMVPSHLIYLDNIPVTANGKVDRRALPMPGNNTSDKKQIVKPQTEVEKKVLDGFCSILKKNNISMTDNFFDMGGNSLKAVTLIYELKKHVEIGVNDIFKYQTPERLARNVRPLENNLMKKLLEVKERFGTGPDSEIENSFAQMESSYKDQYTPYETLDLSDQQQYESVLLTGVTGFLGIFLLNGLLTTGTSRIHLIIRSKDSDAARARLDSKWEYYFKCAMPKIYKERIQIHAGDLSSEKIGLNKADWEKLAQEVDCIINAAALVKHYGHYEEFVTANVVSASNLIEFALHGRDKVLHQISTTSVGLGNIDDKKTFLFTEFDTDAGQKTDNFYLTTKLEAEKQIISARQQGLTANIYRVSNIVFDSINGRFQENIEDNGFFRQVKSYVAIGAVPEGMDRSDFSFVDQVAGAILTLFDRPALFNEIFHIQHETKQSVAELLEDPALNLPTQRMRIPQFIDFLMEKLNFDEYREDIESLLLHLGWLEKKTAQTTTMISSDKTILVLKKLGFEWPSLNPETARKFVLEALKKRMEFLKSIRAFTGLPAQAIEGLALKSRHEVFAENSLIQMEGDAATNIFLIVKGFVEISKLSHSGWAGTIKIAHAGDFVAMQNFAEDKGASITIEAIMGEAQVVIINREALLAQVVQTPELAVKIMQVMAGQHRDLEKLLVYSS from the coding sequence ATGAAAAATGAAAAATCAGAACATAAACTATATGACCTGTCACATCCTCAAAAAAGAATCTGGTATTCTGAAAAGACATATCCCGGAGTAGGTGCCGCCAACCTAGTTTTCCTTGTAAAGTTTGATTTCAAAGCCGACAATACTATACTGGAATCCGCCATAAATGCGGTAATCAATGCCCATCAAGGGATAAGAATGCGGATAACGGAGCTAACCGAACAGGAAACGGTAAAACCCTGTCAGTACATTGAACCCCATAGCGATAAACTGTTTGATGTATATGACTTCCATGTTCCCGGCGGTACTGCAAAGCTTAAAAACTGGTCAGTTGACCAGACTTCCCAGCCCTTTGAATTTTTAGATTCCGATCTGTTCTATTTTGCTCTGCTGCGTCATGACGACGGAAAAAGCGGCTATTACATGAAGCTTCACCATATAGTCTCAGACGGCGGCACTGTGCTGTTATTTCTCAGAGACATCAAAAATACCTATTTTCGATTTTTGGAAGGAAAAGCCGCTGATTTTTCAATGACCAACTCCTATATTGATTTTTTAAATTATGAACAAAAATATTTGAATTCAGCCAGATACAATGAAGATAAATTGTACTGGGAAGAAGAGATGCTGCCCTTACCCGAGGAAATTAATCTATCAGGATCACGTTCTACCGATGGTTCCATGGCAGCAGATAAAAAGATATTGGCCTTCGACAACGGGCTGAGAGACGGTATGCGTAAATGGGCAAAAGAAAATAAAACTTCTGTTTTTAAACTCGTTTATACAGCGGTTTCTATCTACACAAGTCGCATTACAGGCATAGATGATTTTGTACTGCCCACCTTCAATCACAACCGTTCCATAAAGAAACAGTATGAAATGGCAGGGATGTTTATCAGCACCATCCCCGTTAGAATTCGAATGAAGGGAGATGATATTTTTGGATCACTGGTCAAAACCGTCGGCGACCAGATGAATTACCTTATTAAGGAACGGCAGAAATACCCTTTTGATGAATTGGCTGTAAATCTGAGGGATAAGTCTGGAATTGACCCGTCCTTTTTTATGAATGTTTCGGTAATAGGACATCAGGACGTGCTTTTTGAAGACATGGGTTTTGAGCATATTCAGCCTCCTTATGAAGCCGGCGGCCTTTCCATCCACGTTAATCCGCAAAACAAAGATCTTCTCGGAATTTTAGAGCTGGAATTCGACTATAAAAATGCTTTGTATTCGGAAGCATCCATTGAGACAATTTTTAAGGGAATATGCAATATTATTTCTGCCGGAATTAAGCATCCTGAACAGAAAATTAAAGATCTGCCTATTATCGACAAGGCTCAAATAAATCAGGTCATACATGAGTTTAACGCTACAGAAGAAGCTTATAACCTTGAAACTACCCTTGTTCACATGTTTGACAAACAGGTGGAGAGCTATGGCGACTCACCTGCTCTCGTTCTCGGTGATGAAAAACTTACCTATAATGAGCTTGCAAGTAAGGCTGATTCTCTTGCCTTTAAGTTACATGAAGCGGGAGTTGGACCGGAAACCATTGTGGGGCTCATTGCAGGAAGGCGCGTAGAAAGTATCATCGCCATGCTTGCCATATTAAAGGCTGGCGGGGTCTATCTTCCCATTGATCCCAAATATCCCGAAGACCGTATTCTCTACATTCTTAAAGATTCTGGGGCAAAGCTCCTTCTGGCTCATTGCGATGAAGTTCCAAGTTCTTATACCGACAATTATTTTGATCTTTCAGATAGTTCTCTTTTCACTGCGAAGGCTGAAAAACTACCCATACGGACAGATTCCAAAAATGCAGCCTATATAATCTACACATCCGGTTCAACGGGACGCCCCAAAGGGGTTGTCATTGAACACAGGAGTGTTGTGAATCTTGTTAACTGGCACAGCCGGGCCTATGGCATAACAGCCGGAGTTAAAACCGCCGAGTATGCTTCTTTCAGCTTTGACGCTTCGGTCTCCCAGATATTTTCTCCCTTACTAAACGGCGCCGAGCTTCATCTTATTTCCGAAGATATCAGACTCAATCCCGTAAAAATAAATGAGTATCTTGAGGAAAATCAGATTATTTATATCGATCTTCCCACCCCCATGTGTGAACAGTTCCTTGAAATGTGCGATAATAATTCTCTCAAGGTGATGACCACAGGCGGGGAAAAACTAAAGAAATACAGCCTGCCTAAATTCCGGCTGGTTGATGAATACGGTCCCACGGAAAACACGGTAATATCCACACATATCCATCTGGACAAAAAATGGATTAAATCTCCCATTGGGAAGCCTGTTCCCAACACCCGTGCATATATTCTTGATCGGTATAAAAATCCTCAGCCCCTTGGTGTGGCTGGAGAACTTTATCTCGCCGGAGCTGGTCTTGCCAGAGGATATCTGAACCGGCCCGAGCTTACCCTTGAAAAGTTTGTGGCTGATCCTTTTTTCCCCGGGCAGAAAATGTACCGGACAGGAGATCTCGCAAAATGGCTTCCCGACGGCAATATAGATTTTCTGGGCCGGATCGATTTTCAGGTGAAGATCAGAGGATACCGGATAGAGCTTGAAGAGATTGAAGCACGAATAGTAAAGCTGCCTCATGTCACAAATGCTGTGGTCGATGTCAGAGAGGATAATACTGGATCACCCTTTTTATGTGCATGGGTTGAAACATCGCAAGAAAACGGGGTTTCAGACATACAGGCCAGCTTGAAAGCAGATATGCCGGACTATATGGTTCCTGCCTTTATTACCGCCATTGATACTCTTCCTATGAACAGTTCGGGGAAAGTAGACCGGAGAGCGTTGCCGGAACCCGATCTTGAATCCCAAAGACAGACCGAATATGAACCTCCCAAAACCGAGACAGAAAAAAAACTTGCTCTTATCTGGGAAAAAATCCTGGGCCTAAAGAAAATCAGTGCCAATGATAGTTTTCTATCTCTGGGCGGCCACTCATTGAAAGCTTTGACCATGCAATACCGGATACAAAAAGTTTTCAAGATCAACCTTCCCATATCAGAAATTTTTAAACTGCAAACATTGAGAAGAACTGCCGCCTTTATTGAACAGTTGAAAGACAGCAAAGAAGACGAAATAAAATCAGTACCTGTCCGTAGTTTTTATCCGGTAACGTCTGCCCAGAAAAGACTCTACCTGATTCACCAGATGGGAAATGTAGACACGGCATACAACATCCCCCTTGTCATGAGAATACAGGGCCCTCTGGATCATGTGAAACTGGGAGCCGCCATTGATGAACTTGTTTTGCGCCATGAAATACTGCGCACAGGTTTTAAACTGGAAAATGGAATTCCGGTGCTGAAAGTTCATCAGGAAGTCACTCCTAAAAGGGTTTTTGCTGAAACTTCTCCCAATCATGTGCAGGCTCAGATAAAAGATTTTGTAAAACCGTTTGATCTGGAAAATGCTCCTCTGTTCAGGACAGCATTGTTCAGGGAATCTGCTAACAGCCATGTATTTGTTTTTGATGTTCACCATATCATTATGGATGGACTTTCTGTTTCCATTCTTATGAAGGAATTATGGGATATTTACGGCGGCAACGAACTGCCTGCCCTCGAATTCAGCTATAAAGATTTTTCAGTATGGCAGCAGGAAACCAACGTAGGTGGTAGATTACCGAAACAGCAGGCGTATTGGCTGGATGTTTTTAAAGGGTTTAGCCAGACCATGGAATTTGAAGCTGACCATGTGCGAAAAGCTTCTATGGATTACAGCGGAGGCCGCCTGCTCTTTGACGTACCCGAAACCGTCAAAAACAGGTTAGCAAAAGTCGCTGAGAAATCAGGGGTTACTCTGTTTACAACCATGCTCGCGGCCTACGGAATATTTTTAATGCGTCATACCTCCTGCACAGATCTTGTTGTGGGAATTCCATCATCAGGCCGTACCATCCCGGAAGTGGAAAATATGCTGGGCATGTTTGTCGGTACTATGCCGTTAAGGTTGTTCCCCGATAAAAACACCCCGATAAAAAATTACCTTTCCTCAGTAAACCAGACGGTCATGGGAGCTTTGGATAATCAGGATTACCCTCTGGAAGACCTTGTTGAACAGCTTGGCGTAAAAAGGGAACCCGGAAGGACTCCACTGCTTGATGTCCTTTTTACTCTCAGAGAAATGCCTTCGACCATGAAAGCGGGAGAACTTTCAATTTCGCCTGTGGATTATGATCCGGGAGTTTCCAAGTTTGATCAGACCTTTGAAGCCATCATTCATGAAGAAGGCATTCAGCTAAAAATTGAATATAAAAAGGCTTTGTTTGACGAAGAGACCGTGCTTGGCTGGGGAGATCAGTATATTCAGCTTTTAGAGCAAATCTGTGAACACCCTGATAAAACGGTTGGTGAATATGATATAATTCTGCCTCGGGAACGAAAATTTCTTCTAGAAAAATTCAATGATACCAGCGTCCCATGTCCTAATCAAACTGTGACTGATTGTTTTTGCCAGCAGGCCAAGAGAACACCAGACGCGGTTGCTATTAAACAAGAAGACAGGACCATTTCATTCAGCGAACTAGACAGCCTGACCAATCGGCTTGCCAATAGACTTAGGGCCGAGGGCGTAAGTTCAGGGCAGGTTGTAGGGGTAGTAGGTTCGGCTTCCATTGAATTTATTGTAGGTATTTTGGGAATTCTGAAAGCTGGGGGAGCATATGTGCCGGTTGATATCGGCTACCCAGCTGAGAGAATAAATTTTATGATGAAGGAGGCGGATGTCCGCCTTGTTTTGACCACTTCAGGCAATGATCAGGCTCAAAAACTGGCCCCGTCTTTAACCTGTCTGAAACTTGAAGATGAACAAACGTATTCGGATAATGACCTCATGCCGGATTCCGGCAGCAATCCATCTGACCCCATTTACATCATTTATACATCCGGCTCCACGGGGAAACCGAAAGGTGTAATGGTAACCCATAAAGGGGTTCTTAATTATCTGCTGTGGGTAAAAAGCTGTTTACTTCAGGATCAGGTCTTTGACGTTCCGCTTTATTCTTCACTTTCATTTGACCTTGTTGTCACCTCAGTGTTCCTTCCTCTTTTGACCGGTTCCCGCATGGTTATTTATCCGGGAGAGGATAAAAGCGGATTGGTAGAGAAAATTATCCGGGAAAATGAAGTCGATGTATTGAAAATGACTCCAAGCCATCTGGCACTTCTTGAGATGGTTGATTGTCAGAGCACCCGTGTGAAAAAGCTGATTGTAGGCGGGGAGAATCTGAGCACAGATTTATGCCGCCGGGTTCTTGCAAAATTCCCGCAGGGGCTTTCAATCGTAAATGAATACGGCCCAACAGAAGCTTCCGTGGCCTGTTCATGGCATGCTTTCAATCCGGCAACAGACAGAGGGGGAGCCGTTCCCATCGGAATCCCTGCCGACAATGCTCGGTTGTATATACTTGACGAAGACCTGCGCCTCGTTCCACGAGGAGCTGTGGGTGAATTATACATAGCTGGTGACGGGCTGGCTGATTGTTATGTCAATCGGCAAGATCTCACCGATCTGGCATTTTTGCCTGATCCATTTATTTCCGGCGAAAGGATGTACAAAACAGGAGACCTTGTTCGTATGTCTGTTCAGGGGCGGATTGTTTATCTGGGCAGAAAAGATCATCAGGTAAAAATCAGAGGATACAGAATTGAAACCTCTGAAATAGAAAATGTACTGGGCAGATATCCATCTGTGAAGGATACTTATGTGCTTGCCGTGGCCGGTGATAATTTAGAAGATTCATTTTTATGCGGCTATTATACCGGGCCTCAGGAAATAGCTCCGGCCGAGTTGAAAGACTTTCTACTCCAAGAACTGCCTGGCTATATGGTACCTTCCCACTTAATTTATTTGGATAATATACCAGTAACAGCCAACGGCAAAGTCGATCGCCGCGCACTCCCTATGCCCGGTAATAACACGAGTGATAAAAAACAGATTGTTAAGCCTCAAACCGAGGTGGAAAAGAAAGTTTTGGATGGATTTTGCAGTATTCTCAAAAAAAATAATATCAGTATGACCGATAATTTTTTTGATATGGGCGGCAACTCCCTGAAGGCTGTGACCCTTATCTATGAGTTGAAAAAACATGTGGAAATCGGGGTGAATGATATTTTCAAATATCAGACGCCGGAAAGACTGGCCCGCAATGTCAGACCTCTTGAAAACAATCTAATGAAAAAATTGCTTGAGGTTAAAGAAAGATTCGGGACCGGACCGGATTCAGAGATCGAAAACTCTTTTGCACAGATGGAATCATCCTATAAAGACCAGTATACTCCATATGAAACGCTGGATCTTTCTGATCAACAGCAATATGAATCCGTGCTTTTAACAGGCGTTACCGGATTTTTAGGAATTTTCCTTTTAAACGGATTACTGACAACGGGTACCTCTCGTATCCATCTGATCATCCGATCCAAAGACAGTGATGCGGCCCGTGCAAGGCTTGACTCCAAATGGGAGTATTACTTCAAGTGCGCTATGCCCAAAATATACAAAGAGAGAATTCAAATCCATGCCGGAGATCTTTCCAGTGAAAAAATAGGTTTAAACAAAGCCGACTGGGAAAAACTTGCACAGGAAGTCGATTGTATTATCAATGCTGCGGCCCTTGTAAAACATTACGGGCATTATGAAGAATTTGTAACGGCAAATGTGGTGTCTGCCAGCAACCTGATCGAATTTGCTCTTCATGGCAGAGATAAAGTCCTACACCAAATTTCAACCACTTCGGTGGGGCTGGGAAATATAGATGATAAAAAGACTTTCCTGTTCACCGAATTTGATACCGACGCCGGGCAGAAAACAGATAATTTTTACCTGACCACAAAACTTGAGGCGGAAAAACAGATTATTTCGGCAAGGCAGCAAGGGCTGACAGCCAATATCTACAGAGTTTCCAACATTGTTTTTGATTCCATTAACGGACGCTTTCAGGAAAATATCGAAGACAACGGATTTTTCAGGCAGGTGAAATCCTATGTTGCCATAGGCGCCGTGCCCGAAGGTATGGACAGGAGTGATTTTTCCTTTGTTGATCAGGTTGCCGGAGCAATTCTCACCCTGTTTGACAGGCCTGCACTGTTCAATGAAATTTTCCATATACAACATGAAACAAAACAAAGTGTTGCCGAGCTGCTGGAAGACCCTGCTCTGAACCTGCCCACACAACGAATGCGTATTCCGCAGTTTATTGATTTCCTAATGGAAAAATTAAATTTTGACGAATATCGCGAAGATATTGAATCTCTCCTGCTTCATTTAGGCTGGCTGGAGAAAAAGACCGCGCAGACAACCACTATGATCAGCTCTGATAAAACCATTCTGGTGCTCAAGAAATTGGGCTTTGAATGGCCATCTCTAAATCCTGAAACAGCCCGCAAATTTGTTTTGGAAGCTTTAAAAAAACGCATGGAATTTTTGAAGAGTATCAGAGCCTTTACCGGCTTGCCTGCTCAAGCCATAGAAGGGCTGGCGCTTAAATCAAGACATGAAGTTTTTGCTGAAAACAGCCTAATTCAAATGGAAGGAGATGCTGCAACAAACATTTTCCTTATTGTAAAAGGGTTTGTTGAGATAAGTAAGCTTTCTCATTCTGGATGGGCTGGCACTATAAAAATAGCCCATGCCGGTGATTTTGTGGCTATGCAGAATTTTGCCGAAGATAAAGGGGCTAGTATAACAATAGAAGCGATCATGGGAGAAGCTCAGGTTGTTATTATCAATCGGGAAGCTCTACTTGCTCAAGTTGTTCAAACCCCGGAATTGGCAGTAAAAATCATGCAGGTCATGGCCGGTCAGCACAGGGATCTGGAAAAATTGCTGGTATATTCAAGTTAG
- a CDS encoding MFS transporter codes for MRNITTILVIAAGTFLVNLDASIVNIALPTLCTDLRASTQDVAWVVLIYLCALGSLLLFSGKLGDALGSKRVFITGFLIFSVGSLICAFAHQIHMMYLGRLVQGIGAACIMANFGAILLQNLPSDYIGRAFGLNTVLGGIGYAMGAPLGGWLIHSFGWRWIFLINIPVGIVAIIASMIYLKKDPARKSEPECFDLQGLFLSIIAVTLFLLILTRGFGENIFSATYAVAVIIFLACTMAFIRQELKTKHPLLEIPLFLKKGILACIAANMGFVIVLSGLNFLFPFYFMEVLQMGVGRTGFFLMFFPVVSIAVSPLAGYLADRLGPKVIEVRASALAVLTTASFYFFSPDISSAMIIIIFIGFGIALAMFFTANITLFMSNAPADRAGMFTAVASSGTTIGAALGVSIFGNFLETSNGSDILSRALQIDSGFHYAVFLATAFALIAFGASMISKSGQPSLPEEEQNYEK; via the coding sequence ATGAGAAATATTACAACCATCTTAGTTATCGCGGCCGGAACATTCCTAGTTAATCTGGACGCCAGCATCGTTAATATAGCACTTCCCACACTCTGCACAGATTTAAGGGCCAGCACACAGGATGTCGCGTGGGTCGTGCTGATTTATTTGTGCGCACTGGGAAGCCTGCTTCTTTTTTCAGGAAAACTTGGAGATGCACTGGGCTCAAAACGAGTTTTTATCACGGGTTTTTTAATTTTTTCCGTGGGTTCTCTTATCTGTGCTTTTGCTCACCAGATTCACATGATGTATCTAGGCCGACTGGTTCAGGGAATCGGTGCGGCATGTATTATGGCTAATTTTGGCGCAATTCTACTCCAGAACTTACCTTCAGATTACATAGGCAGAGCTTTCGGCCTTAATACGGTTCTCGGAGGTATCGGGTATGCCATGGGTGCGCCTCTGGGCGGCTGGCTGATTCATTCTTTCGGCTGGCGATGGATCTTTTTAATCAATATTCCTGTAGGAATTGTCGCGATTATCGCCTCAATGATATATCTAAAAAAAGATCCGGCAAGAAAATCAGAGCCGGAATGCTTTGACCTGCAAGGCCTCTTCCTAAGTATTATAGCTGTAACTCTTTTTCTGCTGATCCTGACCCGGGGATTCGGTGAAAATATTTTTTCAGCAACATATGCCGTTGCTGTTATTATTTTCTTAGCGTGCACAATGGCATTTATCCGGCAGGAGCTTAAAACTAAACACCCTCTCCTTGAAATACCTCTGTTTCTAAAAAAAGGCATACTTGCATGTATTGCCGCCAACATGGGCTTTGTGATTGTCCTTTCCGGCTTAAACTTCCTTTTCCCTTTTTATTTCATGGAAGTGCTGCAAATGGGGGTAGGCAGAACAGGCTTTTTCCTCATGTTCTTCCCGGTGGTGTCCATCGCGGTAAGCCCTCTTGCCGGCTATCTGGCAGACAGATTAGGTCCTAAGGTGATTGAGGTCAGGGCCTCAGCGCTGGCAGTACTTACCACCGCCAGTTTTTATTTTTTCTCACCCGATATTTCAAGTGCAATGATCATTATCATTTTTATCGGATTCGGTATCGCTCTTGCCATGTTTTTCACAGCAAATATAACCCTTTTCATGAGCAATGCCCCGGCTGACAGAGCCGGAATGTTCACTGCGGTAGCATCTTCGGGCACAACCATCGGAGCGGCTCTGGGTGTAAGTATTTTTGGAAATTTTCTGGAAACCAGTAATGGATCTGACATTTTAAGCCGTGCCTTACAGATTGATTCCGGTTTCCACTATGCAGTTTTTCTGGCTACAGCCTTTGCCCTGATAGCGTTCGGGGCTTCCATGATATCAAAATCAGGGCAGCCCTCACTGCCTGAAGAGGAACAGAATTATGAAAAATGA